The window GGTTTCATACAGAAAAAGACCGTCTTCTAATGTGAGACGTTCTCCATGCTCAACCTTTTCGGCAATTTCAGCCATGCGTTTATTCTCGATAGATAAAACAGTCATATAGCTCTCCTTTTATCGTCATCTGAATGATCATTGATTTTAACATGATAAACTTATTTTAACATTATAGAAGAAATAATTCTCGTTATGAAACGTTTTTCCAGCAAATCATAATAAACGAAGACAAGCACCCCTGCACAGGGTGCTATACCTCTATAGTATCCTCCAATTTAACCCAGGTCATCAAAAATTCTTCTTGTGATGTTGCTTCATCGATAAGCTCTTCTCTAATATTAAAACCATTTTTCCTGTAAAATTCAACTGCATTCGAATTCTTTTGATAAACCTTGAGCTGAACAGCATCATACTTTTCCTTAATAAAGGCTAATATTTGTTTCCCATAACCTTTCTTCTGTTGAGACACATCAACAAAGAGAGCTGCCAAATATTGATCAACCATCGATACAAAACCTGTGACATTCCTATTCTCATCCTCAAGAATATAAGTCATGGACATGGGCAAGTATTGTTCCAACATATCCTTTTTCCCAGCTTCCCAATACTCTCGCTCAATAAAGTCATGGGCCTGAATAGATCCCCGATACCAAATGTCCACTACCGTATTCATATCCTCTGCTCTCATAGGTCTTATCATCATGATTGATCTCCTCCTTCTATATCATATAGTAAGACGAGATAACCCCTAACAATATTGCTTGAACTCAATGTCTTTAATCGTTACCGCCACCTCAGCAAGCGGTGTAGTTAAAGTTAACGTTTCGCCTACTCCTCTTAACAGCAACTGTCTTCCGACAGGAGAAAGAAAGGAGACATGTCCATCATCTGGATTGGAATGATCAGGGAAACAAATAGTGAATTTTTCTTCCTCATTTTCCTCATTATAGAGAATAGAAACCTCACAACCTATATACACCGTATCCATCTTGGGAGAAAAACGATTATCGAAGTCTCTTAAAAAACTTTCTATTTTTGTAATATATCGACCAAAGAAATCATAATCTTT is drawn from Ammoniphilus sp. CFH 90114 and contains these coding sequences:
- a CDS encoding N-acetyltransferase produces the protein MMIRPMRAEDMNTVVDIWYRGSIQAHDFIEREYWEAGKKDMLEQYLPMSMTYILEDENRNVTGFVSMVDQYLAALFVDVSQQKKGYGKQILAFIKEKYDAVQLKVYQKNSNAVEFYRKNGFNIREELIDEATSQEEFLMTWVKLEDTIEV
- a CDS encoding GreA/GreB family elongation factor, with product MNLSMNHPLRRSLVKQLIFIDENRIELVNLYLAATRGKEKDYDFFGRYITKIESFLRDFDNRFSPKMDTVYIGCEVSILYNEENEEEKFTICFPDHSNPDDGHVSFLSPVGRQLLLRGVGETLTLTTPLAEVAVTIKDIEFKQYC